The Pyrenophora tritici-repentis strain M4 chromosome 3, whole genome shotgun sequence genome has a window encoding:
- a CDS encoding Trichoplein multi-domain protein — MSCINAAIEAIESRDPGDKFTYSEVARRFGVDRSTLSRRHQQIRGSNEAKSRNQQLLHPHQELQLLEHIDELTDAGLPPTRTMIQNFASAIAGRATSQSWVTRFFHRHPDAIISRWSTGLDRNRHRADSVYKYESYFDLLSTKMAQHHIRAQDVYNMDEKGFLIGVTGRSKRVFSKQKYETGGFKKVIQDGNRDWITVIAAICADGSTLPPAIIYEATSGNMYARWVDDIAIDDPVYVTSSPSGWTNDQVGLAWLEQVFDRHTKEKAGNHTRLLILDGHGSHVTMDTHTLQPLDVVMFKPLAAAYSLSLQHYLQASHGLLAVRKDDFYRLFKPAWDSSFIKKHALKAFKATGIAPIDPEVVLKKFRKSTLTAPPPLVNVSRATITNLINQAYDPSSIAANNLSEILLRLQAAKEIAEYEKDALRAALHVHQKPRNRHEPPLDLQQRKAFHSGAVWWSPCKLREARFRQLVKEKEKEKELLDKIELKEAKENNRIYQLKIKEAARAAREEAKKVRDEAKAVKAAELDAKRRDRDAAKAIQQPQSGKRKASKPAAKQQPKKRRVGGAGGGTLAEL, encoded by the exons atgagttgtatcaacgctgcgattgaagctattgaatcgcgtgatcccggagataaatttacatactctgaggttgcgcgccgctttggtgttgatcgctctacgttgtcgcgacgccatcaacagatccggggctcaaatgaagccaaatcacgtaatcagcaactccttcacccacaccaggAGCTACAGCTTCTAGAGCACATTGACGAGCTTACTGATGCTGGCTTACCACCGACGAGGACTATGATCCAGAACTTTgctagtgctatagccggaagggctacctcccaaagctgggtgacgcgcttctttcaccgtcatcccgacgcgattatatcacgttggtcaactggtttggaccgcaatcgccaccgggctgattctgtatacaagtacgagtcgtactttgatctactatctactaaaatggctcagcaccatattcgggcgcaggatgtatataatatggatgagaagggattccttattggagtgacggggaggagtaagagagtgtttagtaagcagaaatatgagactgggggctttaagaaagtgatacaggacggcaacagagattggatcactgttatcgctgctatatgtgctgatgggagtacgttaccgcccgcgattatatacgaagctacttcgggcaacatgtacgccagatgggttgatgatatcgcaattgacgatccagtctacgttacctcaagtccctcagggtggaccaatgatcaggtaggcctggcatggctcgaacaggtgtttgatcgccatacgaaggagaaggccggcaatcacacacgcttactcatccttgacggccatgggagtcacgttactatgga TACCCAtacgctgcagccactcgatgtggtaatgttcaaacctctggcagccgcgtactcactcagcttgcagcactacctccaggcgagccacggtctcttagctgtgaggaaggatgacttctaccgtcttttcaagcctgcctgggactcctctttcattaagaagcacgcgttgaaggcatttaaagccactgggatagctcctatagatcccgaagtagtacttaaaaagttccgaaagtcaacactaacagcaccgccgccactagtgaacgtgagtagagctactatcacgaacctcattaatcaggcctacgatccgagctctattgcggccaacaacctctcagaaatactcctccgcctccaggctgccaaagagatcgccgagtacgagaaggacgcactgcgcgcggcgctacacgttcaccagaagccccgcaatcggcacgaacctcccctagatctacagcagcgaaaagcgttccattcaggggcagtttggtggtcgccgtgcaagcttcgagaggcccgcttcaggcagctagtgaaggagaaggagaaggagaaagagctacttgataagatagagttgaaagaggcaaaggagaacaacaggatctatcaacttaagatcaaagaggcagcgcgggcggcgcgtgaggaggcaaagaaggtgcgggatgaagccaaggctgtaaaggctgccgaacttgacgccaaacgacgcgatcgcgacgctgcaaaggctatacaacaaccccaatcgggcaagcgtaaggcttcaaagcccgctgcaaagcaacagccaaaaaaacgacgcgtgggtggtgctggcggtggcactctggctgag ttgtag
- a CDS encoding Dimer-Tnp-hAT domain containing protein — translation MPPKKRVSDSAPSPRKRARGTASQPVAIDSQSYQSQPSALSPPPPYTHTFESRLRESQPEDAIVAPAEGSEQATLAPSSEAADDAVDEAFDAHLEDNYDGIDWGRLKLYTKPITTHQHKRSWIYRHGYRVALLKDPTRVFFICHWCFKHKLTDIGIGIYNTSAAVSSAARHLSEQKPGHRLVAPGKTPVASVYNALTTARVPISQAVANQINGFSKQRFRFAAVDWLVANNHPISEFETPAFRRLIAIANPLAEAALWKNHKSVSQYVIRLFDWLRPRVVHELSQSLSKIHISFDGWTTKGGKRGFLGIVAHYVNSDGKLRDLPIALPQLTGAHSGDRLAEVVLSILEQFSISERTLGYFVLDNASNNDTAVAAIAHELNFNPIHRRLRCGPHTINLIGQRLLWGRDADSYNNEGVDELADEAAFIKEWRKHGPLGVLLDIVNYIHTPQQYNLFEKAQRTAYRELPHDADDKLTILQPIKPVVTRWNSYFDCFERAIKLAPAINAYANTHIQNTAKEDIYADSQGKNRPAAPQWMRSDGLTAADWAVVTDYIEVLRPLKECTKRFEGRGEYSFGAIAEVIPTFEFLLTQLEARLLYYDCVVHDAHDEAPEDHLPINLRAALLKANEYYAKLDDSPAYYAATILHPRYKHYCDQAWAEKPDWLALNNLNFQALWADYKSLPLPRPCYTRAPKKPSNIDDAIDGIIDPTRGNTKEDEYEQWKREPIVGKGTDPIQYWFGLRDQYPNLSKMALTILSIPASSCECERVFSELGDLLEPRRRCISPELLAALHSVRRWRRAGFGGGDNDDMGQSKLTDEQMDVLYELSKWVGEDDDLDTWDDG, via the coding sequence ATGCCGCCCAAAAAACGCGTCTCTGATAGCGCTCCCTCGCCTAGAAAGCGCGCGCGCGGCACTGCGAGCCAGCCCGTCGCGATCGACTCGCAGTCATATCAATCTCAGCCATCTGCTCTATCTCCGCCGCCTCCATATACACATACTTTCGAGTCGCGATTGCGCGAGTCGCAGCCCGAAGACGCTATCGTCGCGCCCGCCGAGGGCAGTGAGCAAGCTACGCTCGCTCCGTCTTCTGAAGCCGCCGACGACGCTGTAGATGAGGCTTTTGACGCCCATCTCGAAGACAATTATGATGGCATAGATTGGGGTCGCCTTAAGCTGTATACGAAGCCTATCACGACGCACCAACACAAGCGGAGTTGGATCTATCGCCACGGCTATCGCGTCGCTCTTCTCAAAGATCCAACCCGCGTATTCTTCATCTGCCACTGGTGTTTCAAGCACAAGCTCACGGATATTGGTATTGGGATATACAATACAAGCGCAGCAGTCTCGTCAGCCGCGCGCCACCTCAGCGAGCAGAAACCTGGCCATAGGCTAGTAGCACCAGGCAAGACTCCAGTTGCTAGTGTTTACAACGCGCTCACCACTGCGAGAGTCCCTATCTCACAGGCAGTAGCTAATCAGATTAACGGGTTTAGCAAGCAGCGCTTTAGGTTTGCCGCAGTAGACTGGCTCGTCGCGAACAACCACCCCATCTCTGAGTTCGAAACACCAGCTTTTCGACGCCTAATTGCTATCGCCAACCCACTTGCAGAAGcagcgctctggaagaaCCACAAGAGCGTCTCCCAATACGTCATACGACTGTTTGACTGGCTCAGGCCCCGCGTTGTCCACGAGCTGTCACAATCGCTTAGCAAgatccatataagctttgacggatggacaacgaaaggcggcaagcgcgggTTTCTcggtatcgtcgcccactacgtcAACTCAGATGGCAAGCTCCGAGACCTGCCTAtcgcgctgcctcagctCACAGGCGCTCACTCCGGCGATCGATTAGCTGAGGTTGTATTATCAATCTTAGAGCAGTTTAGCATAAGCGAGCGCACactcggttacttcgtcctcgacaatgcctctaataacgacaccgctgtcGCTGCGATTGCCCACGAGCTTAACTTCAATCCTATacaccgacgcctccgctgtGGCCCTCATACGATCAATCTGATTGGGCAGAGACTGCTCTGGGGCAGAGATGCAGACTcatacaacaacgagggAGTTGACGAGCTCGCCGACGAGGCAGCGTTTATAAAGGAGTGGCGAAAGCACGGGCCTTTAGGCGTACTTCTCGATATTGTCAACTATATCCACACACCGCAGCAGTACAATCTTTTTGAGAAGGCGCAGCGTACAGCTTACCGTGAGCTACCTCACGACGCAGACGACAAGCTCACGATACTACAGCCAATCAAGCCAGTAGTcacacgctggaactcatacttCGACTGTTTTGAGCGAGCTATAAAGCTCGCGCCGGCCATCAACGCGTACGCGAACACCCACATACAAAATACAGCAAAAGAGGATATCTACGCCGACTCACAGGGCAAAAatcggcctgctgctccacAGTGGATGAGATCAGACGGCCTCACAGCTGCCGATTGGGCTGTTGTTACCGACTATATAGAGGTTCTTAGGCCACTTAAAGAGTGTACAAAGCGCTTTGAGGGACGTGGCGAGTATAGCTTTGGCGCGATCGCTGAGGTGATCCCAACGTTTGAGTTTCTACTCACTCAATTAGAAGCTCGCCTCCTCTACTACGATTGCGTAGTCCATGACGCTCACGACGAGGCAcccgaagatcaccttcctATTAATCTACGCGCAGCGCTACTTAAGGCGAACGAGTACTACGCTAaactcgacgactcgccagcttactacgctgctacaatactccatcctcgctacaaacACTACTGCGATCAAGCGTGGGCTGAGAAGCCTGACTGGCTGGCGCTTAATAATCTTAATTTCCAGGCACTGTGGGCGGATTACAAGTCGCTGCCGTTACCGAGGCCTTGCTACACACGCGCACCGAAGAAACCGAGCAATATTGACGACGCGATTGACGGCATTATTGATCCCACACGCGGCAATACTaaggaggatgagtatgagcAGTGGAAGCGCGAGCCAATCGTTGGCAAGGGCACCGATCCTATACAATACTGGTTCGGGCTGCGCGATCAATATCCCAACCTTAGTAAGATGGCGCTTACTATACTCTCTATACCCGCttcaagctgtgagtgtgagcgcgTCTTCAGTGAGCTCGGAGATCTACTAGAGCCTCGCCGACGCTGTATATCACCTGAGCTACTAGCAGCACTACACTCAGTACGACGATGGAGACGGGCAGGTTTTGGTGGCGGCGACAACGACGATATGGGCCAATCAAAGCTTACCGACGAGCAGATGGACGTTTTGTACGAGCTTAGCAAGTGGGTgggcgaagacgacgatCTAGATACATGGGACGACGGCTga